A stretch of the Glycine soja cultivar W05 chromosome 13, ASM419377v2, whole genome shotgun sequence genome encodes the following:
- the LOC114381867 gene encoding FACT complex subunit SPT16-like, translated as MADHRNGSAQAANGTAQAAGTAYSIDLNAFQTRLRSFYQHWDAHNTDLWGSSDAIAVACPPPSEDLRYLKSTALNLWLLGFEFPETIMVFTKKQIHILCSQKKASILESVKKSAREVVDADLVLHVKPRNDDGTALMDAIFRAIRALSKSDGRDTPTVGYISREAPEGKLLEMWTEKLKNTKFQLNDVANGLSSLFAAKNNEELTSIKRAAYLTTSVMKNFVIPKLENVIDEEKKVSHSTLMEDTEKAILEPSKVNCKLKADNVDICYPPIFQSGGQFDLKPSAVSNDELLHYDSASVILCAVGARYKSYCSNIARTFLIDADPLQSRAYGVLLKAHEAVIGSLKPGNRLSAAYEAAVSVVENDAPDLISYLTKSAGTGIGIEFRESGLNINAKNEQLVKEGMVFNVSLGFQNVQRESSKSKNKHFSLLLADTVIINKDKTEVVTSMSSKALKDVAYSFNEDEEEENPRAKADTNGAEPLMSKTTLRSDNHEMSKEELRRQHQAELARQKNEETARRLAGGRNETGDNRSSARSSAELMAYKNINDLPPPREMMIQIDQKNEAVLLPINGSMVPFHVAFIRTVSSQQDTNRNCYIRIIFNVPGTPFSPHDSNSLKFQGSIYLKEASFRSKDSRHISEVVQSIKTLRRQVVARESERAERATLVTQEKLQLANNRFKPIRLSDLWIRPAFGGRGRKIPGTLEAHVNGFRYSTTRQDERVDIMFPNIKHAFFQPAENEMITLLHFHLHNHIMVGNKKTKDVQFYVEVMDMVQNVGSGKRSAYDPDELEEEQRERQRKNKINVEFQTFVNRVNDLWGQPQLNGLDLEFDQPLRELGFPGVPHKSSVFIVPTSACLVELIETPFLVVTLSEIEIVNLERVGLGQKNFDMTVVFKDFKRDVLRIDSIPSTSLDGIKEWLDTTDIKYYESRLNLNWRQILKTITDDPQSFIEGGGWEFLNLEATDSESENSEESDKGYEPSDVEPESDSEDEASDSESLVESEDDDDDDEDSEEDSEEEKGKTWEELEREASNADREKGNESDSEEDRKRRKAKSFGKSRGAGLSSSMTKRPKLR; from the coding sequence ATGGCAGACCATCGGAATGGAAGTGCCCAAGCAGCCAATGGAACTGCCCAAGCAGCAGGAACTGCCTATTCCATTGATCTCAATGCATTTCAAACCAGACTAAGGTCATTTTATCAACATTGGGATGCACACAATACAGATCTTTGGGGCTCTTCTGATGCAATTGCTGTTgcatgtcctccaccttcagaAGATCTGCGATACTTGAAATCGACTGCTCTTAACTTATGGTTGCTTGGATTTGAGTTCCCCGAGACAATTATGGTTTTCACAAAGAAGCAGATCCATATATTGTGCAGCCAGAAGAAGGCTTCTATTCTCGAATCTGTCAAAAAATCTGCCAGAGAGGTTGTTGATGCAGATCTTGTTTTGCATGTCAAACCTAGAAACGATGATGGAACTGCTCTAATGGATGCTATATTCCGTGCTATCCGTGCTCTGTCAAAGTCTGATGGTCGAGATACTCCCACTGTTGGATACATATCAAGAGAGGCTCCTGAAGGGAAACTGCTTGAAATGTGgactgaaaaattaaaaaatacaaaatttcagTTGAATGATGTGGCCAATGGGTTGTCTTCATTGTTTGCTGCAAAGAATAATGAGGAGCTTACATCAATTAAGAGAGCGGCATACCTGACAACAAGTGTGATGAAAAACTTTGTCATTCCAAAGCTTGAGAATGTAATTGATGAAGAGAAGAAAGTTTCTCATTCTACATTGATGGAAGACACCGAGAAAGCTATCCTGGAGCCTTCTAAAGTCAACTGTAAACTGAAGGCAGATAATGTAGATATTTGTTACCCACCAATTTTTCAGAGTGGTGGACAGTTTGATCTCAAGCCTAGTGCTGTCAGCAACGATGAGTTACTTCATTATGACTCTGCAAGTGTGATTTTATGTGCTGTTGGGGCGCGGTATAAGAGTTACTGCTCAAACATAGCTAGGACTTTCTTGATTGATGCAGACCCTCTTCAAAGTAGGGCCTATGGGGTTCTCCTGAAAGCCCATGAGGCCGTCATTGGATCATTGAAGCCTGGAAACAGGTTGAGTGCCGCATACGAAGCTGCTGTTTCCGTTGTTGAAAATGATGCTCCTGACTTGATTTCGTACTTGACAAAGTCTGCTGGAACAGGCATTGGTATTGAGTTTCGAGAGTCAGGTTTGAATATTAATGCTAAAAATGAGCAGCTAGTAAAAGAAGGCATGGTCTTTAATGTGTCCCTTGGGTTTCAGAACGTTCAAAGAGAAAGTTCCAAGTCTAAGAACAAGCACTTCTCCTTGTTGCTTGCTGACACAGTTATCATAAACAAAGATAAAACTGAAGTTGTGACCTCTATGAGCTCAAAGGCTCTAAAAGATGTTGCATATTCTTTCAATGAGGATGAGGAAGAGGAAAATCCCAGGGCTAAAGCTGACACCAATGGTGCTGAGCCCTTGATGTCTAAGACAACTCTAAGGTCAGACAATCATGAGATGTCAAAGGAGGAACTTCGAAGGCAGCACCAGGCCGAACTTGCTCgtcagaaaaatgaagaaactgcTAGGCGACTTGCTGGTGGTCGAAATGAGACAGGAGACAACCGTTCCTCTGCGAGGTCATCTGCAGAACTGATGGCTTACAAGAACATAAATGACCTTCCCCCTCCCAGAGAAATGATGATTCAGATTGATCAGAAGAATGAAGCAGTTCTCTTGCCTATAAATGGAAGCATGGTACCTTTTCATGTGGCTTTCATTCGAACTGTTTCCAGCCAGCAGGACACCAACCGGAATTGCTATAtcagaattatttttaatgttccTGGGACCCCTTTCAGCCCTCATGATTCAAACTCCTTGAAGTTCCAAGGATCTATATATTTGAAGGAGGCTTCATTCCGCTCCAAGGATTCAAGGCACATAAGTGAGGTTGTGCAGTCCATTAAAACACTCAGGCGTCAAGTTGTAGCAAGGGAGTCTGAGAGAGCTGAGAGGGCCACCTTGGTTACTCAAGAGAAACTGCAACTTGCTAATAATAGATTTAAGCCAATACGATTGTCCGACCTTTGGATCCGTCCTGCTTTTGGTGGGCGTGGAAGGAAGATACCTGGTACACTTGAGGCTCATGTGAATGGATTTCGTTATTCTACCACTAGGCAAGATGAGCGTGTAGACATAATGTTTCCCAACATTAAGCATGCATTTTTCCAACCCGCTGAGAATGAAATGATCACTCTCCTACACTTCCATCTGCACAACCATATTATGGTAGGGAATAAGAAGACCAAGGACGTTCAATTTTATGTTGAGGTTATGGACATGGTCCAGAATGTTGGGAGTGGTAAGAGGTCAGCGTATGACCCTGATGAGCTTGAAGAAGAACAACGGGAGCGACAGAGgaagaataaaattaatgtaGAATTCCAAACCTTTGTGAATCGGGTGAATGATCTCTGGGGACAACCTCAATTGAATGGCCTTGACCTGGAGTTTGATCAACCTCTTAGAGAGCTTGGCTTCCCTGGGGTGCCTCATAAATCTTCAGTATTTATTGTACCTACTTCTGCCTGCCTGGTTGAATTAATAGAGACCCCTTTCCTTGTTGTCACGCTTAGTGAGATTGAGATTGTTAATCTTGAGAGAGTTGGACTTGGGCAGAAAAACTTTGATATGACAGTAGTATTTAAGGACTTCAAGAGGGATGTCCTCAGGATTGATTCTATCCCTTCTACATCACTGGATGGCATCAAGGAGTGGCTTGACACAACAGACATCAAATATTATGAGAGCAGGCTGAATCTGAACTGGCGTCAGATCCTGAAGACAATAACGGATGACCCTCAGAGCTTTATTGAAGGTGGCGGTTGGGAGTTTCTGAATTTGGAAGCTACTGATTCAGAATCTGAGAACTCGGAGGAGTCTGATAAAGGTTATGAACCATCTGATGTGGAACCTGAATCGGATTCAGAGGATGAAGCTTCTGACAGTGAATCACTTGTTGAGTctgaggatgatgatgatgatgatgaagattcCGAGGAGGATTCTGAGGAAGAGAAGGGAAAGACATGGGAGGAACTAGAGAGGGAAGCAAGCAATGCAGATAGGGAGAAGGGAAATGAGTCTGACAGTGAAgaagataggaaaagaagaaaggcAAAAAGCTTTGGTAAGTCAAGAGGAGCCGGTCTAAGTAGTAGCATGACAAAGCGGCCCAAGTTAAGATAG